In the genome of Cryptomeria japonica chromosome 8, Sugi_1.0, whole genome shotgun sequence, one region contains:
- the LOC131067711 gene encoding AP2-like ethylene-responsive transcription factor AIL5 encodes MEESNSENLMAPKNKSNISFDKKSSIYRGVTRQKWTGRYEAHLWDNSCPIEGHTRKGKQVYLGGFDQEEKAARAYDLAALKYWGPSILTNFPIENYETELKEMKNMSKQGYIQSIRRSSNGFSRGRSAYRGVTRHHNKGRWQARIGKHDGNKDLYLGTFTSQEEAAEAYDIAAIKFKGENAVTNFDTSRYDVKAIMNSTLPVERKEKGARIEVEDKESNGDKYDFPSNMFGLRPTTITVESNGKISSRTDCIAPTAINWRTMATTHGLVMGGSSLPSHSSLEAFGNMLSLGTFTFCSPGQSSGLVRGVHENTMPDSNWITSSLQDSESAPSAGAACQPPIMFNIWGDTRMSKS; translated from the exons ATGGAAG AATCCAATAGTGAGAACTTGATGGCTCCCAAAAACAAGTCCAACATTTCGTTTGATAAAAAAAGTTCAATCTACCGCGGAGTTACTAG GCAGAAATGGACAGGGAGATATGAAGCTCATCTGTGGGACAACAGCTGCCCAATAGAGGGTCATACTCGTAAGGGTAAACAAG TCTATCTCG GCGGATTTGATCAGGAGGAAAAAGCAGCCAGAGCTTACGATCTGGCAGCTCTGAAGTATTGGGGGCCATCAATTTTGACAAACTTTCCG ATAGAAAATTATGAGACAGAGTTGAAAGAGATGAAGAACATGTCAAAGCAAGGATATATTCAATCTATTAGGAG GAGTAGCAATGGCTTTTCTAGGGGGAGATCAGCCTACCGCGGAGTGACACG ACATCATAACAAGGGAAGGTGGCAGGCTAGGATTGGGAAGCATGATGGGAACAAAGATTTGTATCTTGGAACATTCA CCAGTCAGGAAGAGGCAGCCGAGGCTTATGACATTGCTGCCATCAAATTCAAAGGAGAAAACGCTGTTACAAACTTTGACACAAGCAGATATGATGTAAAAGCCATAATGAACAGCACGCTACCTGTAGAAAGGAAAGAAAAGGGAGCTAGAATCGAAGTAGAAGATAAGGAAAGTAATGGGGACAAATATGATTTTCCATCCAATATGTTTGGCTTAAGGCCTACAACCATTACTGTGGAAAGCAATGGGAAAATATCTTCTCGCACAGACTGTATTGCACCCACAGCTATTAATTGGAGAACTATGGCAACTACCCATGGACTGGTGATGGGAGGTTCCTCTCTTCCATCACACAGTTCACTAGAAGCTTTTGGAAACATGCTGTCTTTGGGTACCTTCACATTCTGCTCTCCTGGGCAGTCCTCAGGACTTGTGAGAGGTGTTCACGAGAACACAATGCCTGATAGCAACTGGATAACATCCTCCCTTCAGGATTCAGAAAGTGCGCCTAGTGCAGGAGCAGCATGTCAACCTCCTATTATGTTCAATATCTGGGGTGATACAAGAATGTCAAAATCATAG